In Acidiphilium acidophilum, one genomic interval encodes:
- the mazG gene encoding nucleoside triphosphate pyrophosphohydrolase has translation MTNDPTARLLAVMAALRDPVSGCPWDREQDFASIAPYTVEEAYEVADAIMKNDPSALRAELGDLLFQVVYHARLAEERGWFTFADVATAITNKMIRRHPHVFGAAAPRNTTAQTTAWEAEKSRERASDGASGVLDGIATTLPALSRAHKLASRAARVGFDWPNPAAVLDKLDEEIAELRAELPGANPDRIEDELGDLFFVLVNLARKLDHTGDSALTRANTKFERRFRAVEHALAVQGRTPDQAGLDEMEDLWRQVKEAEG, from the coding sequence ATGACGAACGACCCGACCGCCCGCCTGCTCGCCGTCATGGCCGCACTCCGGGATCCGGTCTCCGGCTGTCCGTGGGATCGTGAACAGGATTTCGCATCCATCGCTCCCTATACGGTCGAAGAGGCCTATGAGGTTGCGGACGCGATCATGAAAAACGATCCATCCGCCCTGCGCGCCGAACTCGGCGATCTGCTGTTCCAGGTCGTCTACCACGCCCGCCTCGCCGAAGAACGCGGCTGGTTCACCTTCGCCGACGTCGCCACCGCGATCACCAATAAAATGATCCGCCGCCACCCCCACGTCTTCGGTGCCGCCGCCCCGCGCAACACCACCGCCCAGACCACCGCCTGGGAAGCCGAAAAATCCCGCGAACGCGCCTCGGACGGCGCATCCGGCGTGCTCGACGGCATCGCCACCACCCTGCCCGCTTTGTCCCGCGCCCACAAACTCGCCTCCCGCGCCGCCCGCGTTGGCTTCGACTGGCCGAACCCCGCCGCCGTGCTCGACAAACTCGACGAGGAAATCGCCGAACTCCGCGCCGAACTCCCCGGCGCCAACCCCGACCGGATCGAAGACGAACTCGGCGACCTGTTCTTCGTTCTGGTCAACCTCGCCCGCAAACTCGACCACACCGGCGACTCCGCCCTCACCCGCGCCAACACCAAATTCGAACGCAGATTCCGGGCGGTGGAACACGCCCTCGCCGTGCAGGGACGAACACCGGATCAGGCCGGACTCGACGAAATGGAAGACCTGTGGCGGCAGGTTAAGGAGGCGGAAGGATAA
- the msrP gene encoding protein-methionine-sulfoxide reductase catalytic subunit MsrP, producing the protein MLIKRIRDWDLPESAATPEHIGLNRRAAIATMGAATLGFGSIGAARAATPMEVKIEDPGYSKAAMRFDPGRPLTPQKNAERYNNFYEFGLSKDIWQAAQKLPVEPWTIRIDGLVEKPFTISFDDLMKKVKVETRIYRHRCVEAWAITVPWEGFPASELVKLAKPLSSAKYLRYTTLADHKAMPGLSIPFFPWPYHEGMTMAEANNELAFIGTGMYHQPMPKQDGAPIRVVLPWKYGFKSAKSIVRIEFVKDQPETFWEKTSPDMYGFWANVNPKYPTLRWSQARERLIGTDKTVPTVIYNGYEKWVGSLYAGMKQDKTLFM; encoded by the coding sequence ATGTTGATCAAGCGAATTCGGGACTGGGATCTGCCGGAATCGGCGGCCACGCCGGAGCATATCGGCCTCAACCGCCGGGCCGCGATTGCAACGATGGGCGCCGCAACGCTCGGGTTCGGCAGCATCGGCGCGGCGCGGGCGGCGACGCCGATGGAGGTGAAGATCGAGGACCCCGGTTATTCCAAGGCCGCGATGCGCTTCGATCCGGGCCGGCCGCTGACGCCGCAGAAGAATGCCGAGCGGTATAATAATTTCTATGAATTCGGCCTGTCGAAGGATATCTGGCAGGCGGCGCAGAAGCTGCCGGTCGAGCCCTGGACGATCAGGATCGATGGGCTAGTGGAAAAGCCGTTCACCATCTCGTTCGACGATCTGATGAAGAAGGTGAAGGTGGAGACGCGGATTTACCGGCATCGGTGCGTCGAGGCCTGGGCGATCACCGTGCCGTGGGAGGGGTTTCCGGCGAGCGAGTTGGTGAAGCTCGCCAAACCGCTCTCGTCCGCGAAGTATCTGCGCTACACCACTCTGGCCGACCACAAGGCGATGCCGGGGCTGAGTATTCCGTTTTTTCCCTGGCCGTATCACGAGGGGATGACGATGGCCGAGGCGAATAACGAACTCGCCTTCATCGGAACCGGGATGTATCACCAGCCGATGCCCAAGCAGGATGGCGCGCCGATTCGCGTGGTGCTGCCGTGGAAATACGGGTTCAAATCGGCCAAGTCGATCGTGCGGATCGAGTTCGTCAAGGATCAGCCCGAGACATTCTGGGAGAAGACCAGCCCGGACATGTACGGGTTCTGGGCCAATGTGAATCCGAAATATCCGACCCTGCGATGGAGCCAGGCGCGGGAGCGGTTGATCGGGACCGACAAAACCGTGCCGACGGTTATTTATAATGGTTACGAGAAATGGGTTGGATCGCTTTATGCCGGGATGAAGCAGGACAAGACTTTATTCATGTGA
- a CDS encoding class 1 fructose-bisphosphatase → MAEQLRLDSYLDFAAGRSPQMVAVSQTVHAIAAAGRQISRILARGPLAGNLGTIVGESIDGDGQKALDAMTHTIVREALSRAPVSVFASEEADEPEVLDAHAPLAVAIDPLDGSSNIDTLAPVGTIFSILPGGSRVADDPKAPFLQPGRTQLAAGFLIYGPQTALVLTLGAGTRIFTLDPDSGAFIATRGEIQVPRTTREYAINGSNLRHWDPEIRTYIMELKKGHNGPRGEDFNTRWLASMVGDAFRIMVRGGIYLYPADQRKGYRAGRLRLVYEANPIAMIMEQAGAAATDGRDAILDLVPTEIHQRCPLVFGSADEVLRVADAYSHGEASNSPLFKTRSLYRKTTSTIDELA, encoded by the coding sequence ATGGCCGAACAGTTGAGACTCGACTCATATCTGGATTTCGCCGCCGGTCGCTCGCCGCAGATGGTAGCGGTCAGCCAGACGGTCCATGCCATCGCGGCGGCGGGGCGTCAGATTTCACGCATTCTTGCCCGCGGACCGCTCGCCGGGAACCTTGGCACCATCGTGGGTGAATCGATCGATGGCGACGGGCAGAAGGCGCTCGATGCCATGACCCATACCATCGTTCGTGAAGCGCTCTCTCGCGCGCCGGTTTCGGTGTTCGCCTCCGAGGAGGCTGACGAGCCGGAAGTGTTGGATGCTCATGCGCCGCTCGCCGTTGCGATCGATCCGCTCGACGGGTCTTCGAATATCGATACGCTGGCGCCGGTGGGGACGATTTTTTCGATTTTGCCCGGAGGCTCGCGCGTCGCCGATGATCCGAAGGCGCCGTTCCTGCAGCCGGGCCGCACTCAGCTCGCGGCCGGTTTTCTGATCTATGGACCGCAGACCGCGTTGGTGCTGACCTTGGGTGCCGGGACGCGGATATTCACGCTCGACCCCGATTCCGGCGCGTTCATTGCGACGCGCGGGGAAATTCAGGTGCCGCGCACCACCCGCGAATATGCGATCAACGGCTCAAACCTGCGCCACTGGGACCCGGAGATCCGCACCTACATCATGGAGCTGAAGAAGGGCCATAACGGCCCGCGCGGCGAGGATTTCAACACGCGCTGGCTCGCCTCGATGGTTGGCGATGCGTTCCGGATCATGGTGCGCGGCGGGATTTATCTGTACCCGGCGGATCAGCGCAAAGGCTATCGCGCCGGGCGGTTGCGGCTGGTGTACGAGGCTAATCCGATTGCGATGATCATGGAGCAGGCCGGTGCGGCGGCGACCGATGGGCGCGATGCCATTCTCGACTTGGTTCCCACCGAAATCCATCAGCGTTGTCCGCTGGTGTTCGGCTCGGCGGACGAGGTGTTGCGCGTTGCCGATGCCTATTCCCACGGCGAAGCGAGCAATTCGCCGTTGTTCAAGACCCGTTCGCTCTACCGTAAAACCACCAGCACGATTGATGAACTGGCATGA
- a CDS encoding phosphoribulokinase translates to MSRKHPIISVTGSSGAGTTSVRNVFEQIFRREKIEAAQLEGDSFHRYDRMEMKAKMAEAEAAGNRHFSHFSPETNLLAELQETFATYSATGRGKHRHYIHDQNEADLYGAKPGTFTAWEDLPEHTDLLLYEGLHGAVKHGDIDTGKHADIKIGVVPVINLEWIQKIHRDSKTRQYSTEAVMDTILRRMPDYVHYICPQFTETDINFQRVPTVDTSNPFIARWIPTADESIVVVRFRNPHGIDFPYLLSMLHGSFMSRANSIAVPGNKFDLAMQLILTPVIMQLMDQKKRAAR, encoded by the coding sequence ATGAGCCGCAAACACCCGATCATTTCCGTTACCGGCTCCTCCGGTGCCGGCACCACCTCGGTCCGCAATGTCTTCGAGCAGATTTTCCGCCGTGAGAAAATCGAGGCGGCGCAGCTGGAGGGGGATTCCTTCCACCGCTATGACCGGATGGAGATGAAGGCGAAGATGGCCGAGGCCGAGGCCGCCGGGAACCGCCATTTCAGCCATTTCAGCCCGGAGACCAACCTGCTCGCCGAGTTGCAGGAAACCTTTGCGACCTATTCCGCAACCGGACGGGGCAAGCATCGGCACTATATCCACGACCAGAACGAGGCCGACCTGTACGGCGCCAAGCCTGGCACCTTCACGGCGTGGGAGGATCTGCCCGAGCACACCGACCTTCTGCTGTATGAAGGTCTGCACGGGGCGGTGAAACACGGCGATATCGATACCGGCAAGCACGCCGATATCAAGATCGGCGTGGTGCCGGTGATCAATCTCGAATGGATCCAGAAGATCCATCGCGACAGCAAGACCCGCCAGTATTCGACCGAGGCGGTGATGGACACCATCCTGCGCCGGATGCCGGATTATGTTCATTATATCTGCCCGCAATTCACCGAGACCGATATCAACTTCCAGCGGGTTCCGACCGTCGATACGTCGAATCCTTTCATTGCGCGGTGGATTCCGACTGCCGATGAATCGATCGTCGTGGTGCGGTTCCGCAACCCGCACGGCATCGATTTCCCGTACCTGCTCTCGATGCTGCACGGCAGTTTCATGTCGCGCGCCAATTCGATTGCGGTGCCGGGCAACAAGTTCGATCTCGCGATGCAGCTCATTCTCACGCCGGTCATCATGCAGTTGATGGACCAGAAGAAACGGGCGGCGCGGTGA